TATTAACGCCATGCTGTCCTAATGCTGGTCCGACCGGAGGAGCAGGATTAGCTGCACCGGCAGGAATTTGAAGCTTGATTTGTGTTTTAACTTTTTTAGCCATAATAACTCCTCTATAATTTTTCTACCTGCAAGAAATCCAATTCTACAGGTGTTGAACGACCAAATATGGAAACCATAACTTTCAGTTTTCCTTTTTCTTCATTTACTTCTTCAATAATACCGATAAAATTAGCGAAAGGTCCTTCTATTATTCTAACAGATTCTTCTTTTTCAAAAATAATTGCCGGTTTCGGTTTTAACGGGGGTGGTGCTTCTACAAGATTAATCACATTTTTAACCTCGTCCTCCGGGAGGGCTGTCGGTTTTAAACCACCCAAGAAACCGCTAACACCGGTAGTATTCCTGACAATCCAGTATGTTTCATTATTTATTTCCATCTGGATAAAAACATAACCGGGATAATATTTTCTTTTTTTTGTTATTTTTTTATTTTTTTTAACTTCAACGACTTCCTCTGTCGGTATTAACATCTGCCCGAACATATTGTTAAGATTTAAATTAGCTATTTGTTTTTCCAGTTCATTCTTAACTTTCTCTTCATAATTTGTCATTGTATGTATCACATACCAGTTTAACGCCATAATCACTACACTCCTTTTATTAATTACCAAATAGTATAAAAGTTAATACTTTTAGTTATTTTTTAGCCAAGCAGCCATTTAATCACTATAGAAAGTAAAAAGTCAATCAATCCTATGAAAATAGCAACTGCTACTACAAGAACTGAAATAACAATGGTAGAAGCAACAACTTCTTTTCTGCCAAGCCAAGTAACTTTTTTTAATTCTTCAACTGCTTCTTTCAGAAACTGAATAATTTTTTGAACCATATAAACACCTTTTTATCCGGGGGAAGAGGGACTTGAACCCCCAGTCCCGGTTTTGGAGACCGGTCGTTTGCCAATTAACGGATTCCCCCATTTGTAAGACAGAGATTAGAGATTAGTGATTAGCGAATTAGTAACTGCCACACCTCAACAACTTCTAAAATCTCTTATTTTGTTTCTTTGTGTAATGTATGTGCTTTGCAAAACTTACAGTACTTTTTCATTTCTATTTTTTCAGTTGTCGTTTTCTTGTTTTTCCTGGATGTGTAATTTTTGTTTTTACATTTCGGACAAGCAAGAATTATTATTTCTCTCATCTTTAACTCCTATTAAGCTGGGAACGGGATTTGAACCCGTGACCTCTTCCTTACCAAGGAAGTGCTCTACCAACTGAGCTATCCCAGCAAGACATAGCTTTATATTTTTGTAATTTTACCAAATCAATTAGTTTTTGTCAAGTTTTTTCTAGGATAGTTGGGTTGGACTGCATTATTACAATTGAACACTACTAATACTTAAGGTGGATATTGTCTTGCTATTTATACTATTTTTTTGTCAATTACTATGGTTTCTTTTTTATCTCTGCCGTTGGATATCATCGAAAACTTAACTTTTACGAGTTCCTCAATTTTTTTAACGTATTTTTGGGCATTCTTTGGCAGATTTTTAAATTTATTGATTCCTTTTATGCTCTGTTGCCAACCGGGCAACTCAATATATACAGGACTGCAATTTTCAATGACTTTCTTTGATAAAGGAAATTCTTTAAATGTTTTCCCGTTATGCTTATACGCTATACATACCTTTATTTTTTCAAAATCATCCAATACATCAAGTTTTGTAAGCACCATAGAACCGCATCCGTTTATTCTTAATGCATATTTCAATGCAACGATGTCAAGCCAGCCGCATCTTCTTGGTCTGCCGGTTGTAGCACCAAATTCTTTTCCTTTACTCCGCATATGTTCACCCACGTCATCTTTTAGTTCTGTAGGTAAAGGACCCTCGCCGACCCTTGTTGTATATGCTTTTACAATACCCAAAACCTTATCAATTTTTGTAGGACCTATACCACAACCGGCACAAACCCCACCGGCAATAGGATTAGAAGAAGTAACATAAGGATATGTACCAAAATCAACATCCAATAGCGTACCCTGGGCACTTTCAAATATTACGTTTTTATTTTTCTTAACTAAATCATTTATAAGATAAGACGTATCAACAACATATTCTCTTACTTCGTTAACTAATAAAGCACGTTTGCTTAGAATTTCTTTTTTGAGATCTGATACATTACACGTGCTTTCAAGAATGGCTTGTTTTTCTTTCAGGTTTTTTTCAAGCAGTTCGTTAAACATTTCATCATCAAGATAATCACACATCCTTATACCGGTCCTGGCATATTTATCCGAATACGCGGGACCTATACCTTTCTTAGTTGTACCTATATTTTGAACTTTTTCTCTTATACCATCTAAAATTTTATGATAAGCTAAAATTGTGTGGCATGTAGATGAAATGAAGAGACGGCCTTTTACTTTAATATCTCGTTTCTGTAAAAAATTAATTTCTTCTATAAGTGATTCCGGATCAACAACAACCCCGTTACCGATTATACATTTCTTGTTACTTTGCAGTATCCCGGACGGAATTAAATGCAAAACAAATTCTTTGCCGTCAAAAACAACGGTGTGCCCTGCGTTGTTTCCTCCCTGGTATCTGACAATATAATCTGCCTTTTCACTTAAATGATGTACAACCTTTCCTTTCCCTTCATCTCCCCATTGTAATCCAATAATAACAAGTGTTGGCATTCGTTTCTCCCCGATATATCTAAATGTTGTTCCAGTCAAATCCAGGCTGTTGTTGGTGTCATTGCGAACCGAAGGTGAAGTAATCTAATTATTTTTACACAGAGATTGCCATGCCCTTTCAGGGCTCTCAATGACGTCTCATGTGTTCCGTAACAGCTTCTAAATAAAACTTTAACTATATACCTAACTTTTTCAAAGCTGTTTTTACGTTCCTTACATAATATCTGACATCAAAACATTTTTCTATTTCAGCATCTGTCAAATATTCTTTTAGCGGTTTCTTATCCTTGAATCCGTTTCTACTAAGTTCCTGGATAATGGGATAAATTTTTTCTCTTGCGAATCCTTTATTAACTACTGCCAACAATAATCGTTGTGAAAAAATAGCGCTGTTACTCAAAAGATTTTCTTTCATGTTTTCAACATTAACATTGAGGTTTCCTATAACATAGTTCATTTTATTCAGCATGTAGTCAAGCAATATTGTGGAATCCGGTATAATAATTCTTTCCGTAGAAGAATGTGAAATATCCCGTTCATTCCACAGTGCTATATTTTCCAATGATACCAGCGCATTCGCTCTAATAACCCGCGATAAACCGCACATTTGCTCACAAATAACAGGATTTCTTTTATGCGGCATTGCTGAAGAACCTTTTTGTCCTTTAGTAAACGGCTCTTCTAATTCTGCAATTTCTGTTCTCTGCAAACTTCGTATTTCAGTAGCAAATCTTTCAAGAGACGCCGCAATTACTGCGAGCGTTGAAAGAAACTGCGCGTGCCTGTCTCTTGGTACTATTTGAGTTGAAACAGGTTCCGGATACAATTTAATCTGTATCATAACATACTCTTCTATTTTCGGCGATAAATGTGCATATGTACCAACTGCTCCTGATATTTTGCCGAATGATATATTTTCTTTTGCTGTTTTGAGCCGTTCAATATCTCTTAATATTTCAGTGTACCAGCCTGCAAGCTTAAATCCAAATGTTATCGGTTCAGCGTGAATGCCATGTGTTCTTCCGACCATCAGCACATCCTGATATTTTGCAGCTTGCTTTTTTATTGTTTTTGAGAATTTTATCAAATCATCAATTAAAATATCAGAAGCATCTTTCAGCTGCAATGCAAGTGCTGTATCCAAAACATCGGAAGAAGTAAGCCCCTTGTGGATATAAACAGATTCTTTACCGACACTTTCAGCAATTGAAGTCAAGAATGCAATCACATCATGTTTTACAGTATTTTCAATTTGCTTTATCCGCTTAACATTAAATTTTGCTTTGCTTTTTATCTTTTTCAATGCAGATGCCGGAATTTCACCGTATTTATTAAGCGCTTCGCATGCCGCAATCTCCACATCAAGCATTTTCTGGAACCTGCTTTCATCAGTCCATATCTTAGACATTTCCGGCAAAGAATAACGTTCAATCATTTATCGTTACACTCCTTACACGAATAATACATTACGAATTTTATCACGAATTATCACTAATAAAACCTTGTTTGTATTCGTAGCATATTCGTGATGTTTTTTGCTGTTATTCGTTTATCTTCATTCGTGTTATAATAATTTTTAATGCTTCGGGATATGCTGTGTGTTCTTGTTCAAGTACTCTTTTTTGTAAAGTTTCCGGTGTATCGCTACTAAGAACTTCAACCTTTCTCTGTAATATTATTTCTCCACGGTCATATTCTTCATCTACGAAGTGTACAGTACAACCTGAAACTTTTTCTTTTGCTTTTATAACTGCTTTATGAACATTTATACCATACATACCCGGTCCGCCATATTTTGGAAGTAACGCCGGATGAATGTTTAAAATTTTACCGTGATATTTTTTTACAAATTCTTCTGAAAGTTTTAAAAGAAATCCGGCAAGACATATTAAATTAACTTTTTGTTTTTTTAGATATTTAATCGCTTCTTTATTAAAATCGCAACTTTTGGGGTCTATGAAAACCGATTCTATGTTTTCTCTTTTTGCCCGCTCTAACCCAAAAGCATCTTTTTTATTGCTTATAACAATTACTACTTCAGCATTAATATCTCCACTCTTACAAGCATCCATTATTGCCTGCAAGTTTGAACCACTTCCGGAAATAAGAACACCTATACGACAAACATGTTCTGATGTTCTGGTGTTCTGATGTTCAATATTCATAACATTAAAGTTTAAAACTTTGAAATTAGAGAACTTCAACAGCTTTGGGACCTTTTACTATTTCGCCGATAATAGTTGAATTTTTTAGCAACTTCCGTATTTCTGTACTTTTACTGCTCTTAACTACCATTATCATTCCGATTCCCATATT
This sequence is a window from Elusimicrobiota bacterium. Protein-coding genes within it:
- the nusG gene encoding transcription termination/antitermination protein NusG; protein product: MALNWYVIHTMTNYEEKVKNELEKQIANLNLNNMFGQMLIPTEEVVEVKKNKKITKKRKYYPGYVFIQMEINNETYWIVRNTTGVSGFLGGLKPTALPEDEVKNVINLVEAPPPLKPKPAIIFEKEESVRIIEGPFANFIGIIEEVNEEKGKLKVMVSIFGRSTPVELDFLQVEKL
- the secE gene encoding preprotein translocase subunit SecE; the encoded protein is MVQKIIQFLKEAVEELKKVTWLGRKEVVASTIVISVLVVAVAIFIGLIDFLLSIVIKWLLG
- the rpmG gene encoding 50S ribosomal protein L33, with protein sequence MREIIILACPKCKNKNYTSRKNKKTTTEKIEMKKYCKFCKAHTLHKETK
- a CDS encoding adenylosuccinate synthase; its protein translation is MPTLVIIGLQWGDEGKGKVVHHLSEKADYIVRYQGGNNAGHTVVFDGKEFVLHLIPSGILQSNKKCIIGNGVVVDPESLIEEINFLQKRDIKVKGRLFISSTCHTILAYHKILDGIREKVQNIGTTKKGIGPAYSDKYARTGIRMCDYLDDEMFNELLEKNLKEKQAILESTCNVSDLKKEILSKRALLVNEVREYVVDTSYLINDLVKKNKNVIFESAQGTLLDVDFGTYPYVTSSNPIAGGVCAGCGIGPTKIDKVLGIVKAYTTRVGEGPLPTELKDDVGEHMRSKGKEFGATTGRPRRCGWLDIVALKYALRINGCGSMVLTKLDVLDDFEKIKVCIAYKHNGKTFKEFPLSKKVIENCSPVYIELPGWQQSIKGINKFKNLPKNAQKYVKKIEELVKVKFSMISNGRDKKETIVIDKKIV
- the purB gene encoding adenylosuccinate lyase, whose translation is MIERYSLPEMSKIWTDESRFQKMLDVEIAACEALNKYGEIPASALKKIKSKAKFNVKRIKQIENTVKHDVIAFLTSIAESVGKESVYIHKGLTSSDVLDTALALQLKDASDILIDDLIKFSKTIKKQAAKYQDVLMVGRTHGIHAEPITFGFKLAGWYTEILRDIERLKTAKENISFGKISGAVGTYAHLSPKIEEYVMIQIKLYPEPVSTQIVPRDRHAQFLSTLAVIAASLERFATEIRSLQRTEIAELEEPFTKGQKGSSAMPHKRNPVICEQMCGLSRVIRANALVSLENIALWNERDISHSSTERIIIPDSTILLDYMLNKMNYVIGNLNVNVENMKENLLSNSAIFSQRLLLAVVNKGFAREKIYPIIQELSRNGFKDKKPLKEYLTDAEIEKCFDVRYYVRNVKTALKKLGI
- the purN gene encoding phosphoribosylglycinamide formyltransferase, yielding MNIEHQNTRTSEHVCRIGVLISGSGSNLQAIMDACKSGDINAEVVIVISNKKDAFGLERAKRENIESVFIDPKSCDFNKEAIKYLKKQKVNLICLAGFLLKLSEEFVKKYHGKILNIHPALLPKYGGPGMYGINVHKAVIKAKEKVSGCTVHFVDEEYDRGEIILQRKVEVLSSDTPETLQKRVLEQEHTAYPEALKIIITRMKINE